The following are from one region of the Polaribacter marinaquae genome:
- a CDS encoding pyridoxal-phosphate dependent enzyme — MKYAKNILETIGNTPLVQLNSVTKEIDALVLAKVETFNPGNSVKDRMALKMIEDAEADGRLKPGGTIIEGTSGNTGMGLALAAIIKGYKCIFVISDKQSKEKMDILRAVGAEVIVCPTNVEPEDPRSYYSVSKRLGAETPNSWYVNQYDNPSNATAHYEQTGPEIWEQTAGKITHFVVGVGTGGTISGTAKYLKEKNPNIKIWGIDTYGSVFKKYHETGIFDENEIYPYITEGIGEDILPKNVDFSLIDGFTKVTDKDAAVYTRKIAKEEGIFVGNSAGSAIKGMLQLKEHFTKDDVVVVLFHDHGSRYVGKMFNDDWMRERGFLEDEIKTAADLIKNHSDKPLVTAQTEELVSHAIERMRDYKISQIPVKDVNGFVGSIDESVLLHNFISDKDIADKPIKDIMGKSYPIVEKSAKLEEISKLINKDNQAVLVALENGNHHIITKYDIISAI; from the coding sequence ATGAAATACGCAAAGAATATATTAGAAACTATTGGTAATACACCATTGGTTCAATTAAACAGTGTTACAAAAGAAATAGATGCTTTAGTTTTAGCAAAAGTAGAAACTTTTAATCCGGGTAATTCTGTTAAAGATAGAATGGCTTTAAAGATGATTGAAGATGCAGAAGCAGATGGTCGTTTAAAACCGGGCGGAACAATTATTGAAGGTACATCTGGTAACACAGGTATGGGATTAGCTTTAGCAGCAATTATAAAAGGTTACAAATGTATTTTTGTAATTTCTGATAAACAATCTAAAGAGAAAATGGATATTTTACGTGCTGTTGGTGCAGAAGTAATTGTTTGTCCAACTAATGTAGAGCCAGAAGATCCAAGATCTTATTATTCGGTTTCCAAACGATTAGGAGCAGAAACACCAAATTCTTGGTATGTAAATCAATACGATAACCCAAGTAATGCAACAGCACATTACGAGCAAACTGGACCAGAAATTTGGGAACAAACAGCTGGTAAAATAACTCATTTTGTAGTTGGTGTTGGTACCGGAGGTACTATTTCGGGTACAGCTAAATATTTAAAAGAGAAAAATCCAAATATTAAAATTTGGGGAATAGACACTTACGGTTCTGTGTTTAAAAAATATCATGAAACGGGTATTTTTGATGAGAATGAAATTTATCCTTATATCACAGAAGGTATTGGTGAAGATATTTTGCCAAAAAATGTAGACTTCTCATTAATTGATGGTTTTACAAAAGTAACCGATAAAGATGCCGCAGTTTACACAAGAAAAATTGCAAAAGAAGAAGGTATTTTTGTTGGTAACTCTGCAGGTTCTGCTATTAAAGGTATGTTGCAATTAAAAGAACATTTTACTAAAGATGATGTTGTAGTTGTTCTGTTTCACGATCACGGTAGTAGATATGTTGGTAAAATGTTTAATGATGATTGGATGCGAGAAAGAGGTTTTTTAGAAGATGAAATTAAAACTGCAGCAGATTTAATTAAAAATCATTCTGATAAACCTTTAGTTACAGCACAAACAGAAGAATTAGTTTCCCATGCAATCGAAAGAATGCGAGATTATAAAATTTCTCAAATTCCTGTAAAAGATGTTAATGGTTTTGTTGGATCAATAGATGAATCTGTTTTATTACACAATTTTATTTCTGATAAAGATATTGCAGATAAACCTATTAAAGATATTATGGGTAAATCATATCCTATTGTTGAGAAATCTGCAAAATTAGAAGAGATTTCTAAATTGATAAATAAAGACAATCAAGCTGTATTAGTGGCTTTAGAAAATGGCAATCATCATATAATTACAAAGTATGATATTATAAGTGCTATTTAA